The nucleotide sequence CATCATTTACAAGTAGGTATTGGTGTAGGCTTTTATGCCCAATTGGCCTCATTCTTTCACTTTCTAAATTTAGCCCTTTTAAGATAAAAAGAGATGATTAGATTTACCAGGCTTCTTACCGACTCTTTTCAAGAGGTCCTTCCATCAAAAATAGCTGTTTGGAATCTCACAAGAAAATGTAATCTTTCTTGCAAACATTGCTATATTGATGCAGGGGAAAATAAAAAGGATGAATTAAGCAAGGATGAGGCTTTTAATGTTATAGATGAATTAGCATCTTTGGATTTTAAGGTCTTGCTTTTCTCGGGTGGAGAACCTTTGTTTTATGAGTACCTATTTGAACTTAATGCCTATGCAAAAACTTACAGGATGAAAACCTGTCTCTCATCAAATGGCTCTCTTATTACAGATGATATTGCTATTAAAATAAAA is from bacterium and encodes:
- a CDS encoding radical SAM protein; this encodes MIRFTRLLTDSFQEVLPSKIAVWNLTRKCNLSCKHCYIDAGENKKDELSKDEAFNVIDELASLDFKVLLFSGGEPLFYEYLFELNAYAKTYRMKTCLSSNGSLITDDIAIKIKDGGFEYIGISIDGIKETHDRFRGISGSFDKALQGLRILKKQGVKSGIRFTLNK